Proteins from a single region of Streptomyces vinaceus:
- a CDS encoding 4Fe-4S dicluster domain-containing protein, with translation MMGRTIFIDPGRCIGCQACVSACRECDSHRGKSMIHLDYTDPGTSVASLPTVCMHCEDPVAPCAEVCPADAILVTADGVVQQADTTRCIGCANCVNACPFGVPKIDLQAKLQMKCNLCYDRTAYGLAPMCATVCPTGALFYGTLEELQAERPGVQVADSFAFGDVMVSTGVAMVVPADKVQWPVPGGLPVVEINGVDVR, from the coding sequence ATGATGGGCCGCACGATCTTCATCGACCCGGGGCGCTGCATCGGCTGCCAGGCCTGTGTCTCCGCCTGCCGCGAATGCGACTCCCACCGCGGCAAATCGATGATCCACCTGGACTACACCGACCCCGGCACGTCCGTCGCCTCCCTTCCGACCGTCTGCATGCACTGCGAGGACCCGGTCGCCCCGTGCGCCGAGGTCTGCCCCGCCGACGCGATCCTGGTGACCGCCGACGGCGTGGTCCAACAGGCCGACACCACCCGCTGCATCGGCTGCGCCAACTGCGTCAACGCCTGCCCCTTCGGAGTACCGAAGATCGACCTCCAGGCGAAGCTTCAGATGAAGTGCAACCTCTGCTACGACCGCACCGCCTACGGCCTGGCCCCGATGTGCGCGACCGTCTGCCCGACCGGGGCCCTCTTCTACGGAACCCTCGAAGAGCTCCAGGCCGAACGCCCCGGCGTCCAGGTCGCCGACTCCTTCGCCTTCGGTGACGTCATGGTCAGCACCGGCGTCGCGATGGTGGTTCCCGCCGACAAGGTCCAGTGGCCCGTCCCCGGCGGCCTGCCCGTCGTCGAGATCAACGGAGTGGATGTCCGATGA
- a CDS encoding ubiquinol-cytochrome c reductase iron-sulfur subunit, with protein MSLTEPPPPATGPELAGEDAAERLRDRISADSLTTRRDYLRIVATVSGGLAIGGVGVASGILHRHGDGDSPPRAKKVADQLAPGESVAFRFPGDEDRALAVRLSDGSLVGYSAVCTHLACAVLWREDRGADGELYCPCHEGFFDARTGEVTAGPPPRPLPRIFLTEEVDGSVWAVATARSGEPAREALCRQFGESRPDMARRLGCAGADRVAESRRT; from the coding sequence ATGAGCCTCACCGAACCGCCCCCGCCCGCCACGGGACCGGAACTCGCGGGAGAGGACGCCGCCGAGCGGCTGCGCGACCGGATCAGCGCGGACTCCCTCACCACCCGCCGCGACTACCTGCGGATCGTGGCCACCGTCTCCGGCGGCCTCGCCATCGGCGGTGTGGGCGTCGCCTCCGGCATCCTGCACCGGCACGGCGACGGTGACAGCCCGCCCCGGGCCAAGAAGGTCGCCGACCAGCTGGCGCCGGGCGAGTCCGTCGCCTTCCGCTTCCCCGGTGACGAGGACCGGGCCCTGGCCGTACGGCTGTCGGACGGTTCCCTCGTCGGCTACTCCGCCGTCTGCACCCACCTGGCCTGCGCCGTGCTGTGGCGCGAGGACCGGGGAGCCGACGGGGAGTTGTACTGCCCCTGCCACGAGGGCTTCTTCGACGCCCGCACCGGCGAGGTGACCGCGGGCCCGCCGCCGCGGCCCCTCCCCAGGATCTTCCTGACCGAGGAGGTCGACGGCAGCGTCTGGGCCGTCGCGACCGCCCGGTCGGGAGAGCCGGCGAGGGAGGCCCTGTGCCGGCAGTTCGGCGAGTCCCGCCCCGACATGGCCCGCAGGCTCGGCTGCGCCGGTGCCGACCGCGTCGCCGAGAGCAGGCGCACATGA
- a CDS encoding NarK family nitrate/nitrite MFS transporter, which produces MSIPTPTPTPSRVRSHRRETYKPGATIGDWRPEDEGFWQSTGRTVAQRNLWVSIPALMLGFVVWQVWSVTVVKLNDVGFGFSKSQLFWLTAIPGITGGTFRILYTFIGPIFGERKFTAFSTIILVGPMLWLGFALQDTGTPYWELALIAAVCGIGGANFASSMANIGFFFPKREKGSANGLNGGLGNLGVSVVQLVAPLVVTAAVLGAPAGGPQHDARKNTDIWLQNGAFLWVPLLVIMALLAWFLMNDLRVAAAPFSQQKIIFKRKHNWLMTWLYVGTFGSFIGFAAGLPLLIKNNFEAQGYQATTYAWIGPFIGALMRWAGGWLSDKMGGARVTMLSFVGMAAALVVVIFALPSGGDQGSFWAFFIGFLAAFAFSGLGNGSTFRQIPVIFRDQHMRQAEGGGPEAQAAALKQSEMEAGAVTGFSSAIAAYGFFFIPAMFAAMTVTSALWLFIGFYATCLAVCWWFYARPGAEAPS; this is translated from the coding sequence ATGTCCATACCCACCCCCACCCCCACCCCGTCCCGGGTGCGCTCGCACCGCCGCGAGACCTACAAGCCCGGCGCCACCATCGGTGACTGGCGGCCCGAGGACGAGGGCTTCTGGCAGTCCACCGGCCGCACCGTCGCCCAGCGCAACCTCTGGGTCTCGATTCCCGCGCTGATGCTCGGCTTCGTGGTCTGGCAGGTCTGGTCGGTCACCGTGGTCAAGCTGAACGACGTCGGCTTCGGCTTCTCGAAGTCGCAGCTGTTCTGGCTGACCGCCATCCCCGGCATCACCGGCGGCACCTTCCGGATCCTCTACACCTTCATCGGGCCGATCTTCGGCGAGCGGAAGTTCACCGCGTTCAGCACGATCATCCTGGTCGGGCCGATGCTGTGGCTGGGCTTTGCGCTCCAGGACACCGGCACCCCGTACTGGGAGCTGGCGCTGATCGCGGCCGTCTGCGGGATCGGCGGCGCGAACTTCGCCTCCTCGATGGCGAACATCGGCTTCTTCTTCCCCAAGAGGGAGAAGGGCAGCGCCAACGGGCTCAACGGAGGCCTCGGCAACCTCGGAGTGAGCGTGGTCCAGCTGGTCGCCCCGCTGGTGGTCACCGCCGCCGTGCTCGGCGCGCCCGCGGGCGGCCCCCAGCACGACGCGAGGAAGAACACCGACATCTGGCTCCAGAACGGCGCGTTCCTCTGGGTGCCCCTGCTGGTGATCATGGCGCTGCTCGCCTGGTTCCTGATGAACGACCTCCGGGTGGCCGCGGCCCCCTTCAGCCAGCAGAAGATCATCTTCAAGCGCAAGCACAACTGGCTGATGACCTGGCTCTACGTCGGCACCTTCGGGTCCTTCATCGGCTTCGCGGCGGGCCTGCCCCTGCTGATCAAGAACAATTTCGAGGCGCAGGGCTACCAGGCGACCACCTATGCCTGGATCGGTCCGTTCATCGGCGCGCTCATGCGCTGGGCCGGCGGCTGGCTCTCCGACAAGATGGGCGGCGCCAGGGTCACGATGCTGTCGTTCGTCGGCATGGCCGCGGCCCTGGTCGTGGTGATCTTCGCGCTGCCCTCGGGTGGCGACCAGGGCAGCTTCTGGGCCTTCTTCATCGGCTTCCTCGCCGCCTTCGCCTTCTCCGGGCTGGGCAACGGATCGACCTTCCGGCAGATCCCGGTGATCTTCCGGGACCAGCACATGCGGCAGGCCGAGGGCGGGGGCCCGGAGGCGCAGGCCGCGGCGCTGAAGCAGTCGGAGATGGAGGCGGGCGCCGTCACCGGCTTCTCCTCCGCCATCGCCGCCTACGGGTTCTTCTTCATCCCCGCGATGTTCGCCGCGATGACCGTCACGAGCGCCCTGTGGCTCTTCATCGGCTTCTACGCCACCTGTCTCGCCGTGTGCTGGTGGTTCTACGCCCGCCCGGGCGCAGAGGCCCCGAGCTGA
- the mscL gene encoding large conductance mechanosensitive channel protein MscL: protein MSEKKQESVLAGFKAFLMRGNVVDLAVAVVIGAAFTNIVNSVVKGIISPLVGAVGTKSLDGYTSCLKGPCGIDAKGDAIGVNILWGSVLNAALTFLITAAVVYFLMVLPMAKYLAKVEQRRRAKEGVQETMEITELVVLKEIRDELVAQRAHQNGQYGQVGQGNQGGQAGYGNQGGHSGHAGPGY from the coding sequence ATGAGCGAGAAGAAGCAGGAGAGCGTCCTGGCAGGCTTCAAGGCCTTCCTGATGCGTGGCAACGTGGTCGACCTGGCGGTGGCGGTCGTCATCGGCGCCGCGTTCACGAACATCGTGAACTCGGTCGTGAAGGGGATCATCAGCCCGCTGGTCGGCGCCGTGGGGACGAAGAGCCTGGACGGCTACACGTCCTGCCTGAAGGGTCCCTGCGGCATCGACGCGAAGGGGGATGCCATCGGTGTGAACATCCTCTGGGGTTCGGTGCTGAACGCCGCGCTGACCTTCCTGATCACCGCCGCGGTCGTCTACTTCCTGATGGTGCTGCCGATGGCGAAGTACCTGGCCAAGGTGGAGCAGCGCCGCCGGGCCAAGGAGGGCGTCCAGGAGACCATGGAGATCACCGAGCTGGTGGTCCTCAAGGAGATCCGCGACGAGCTGGTCGCCCAGCGCGCCCACCAGAACGGTCAGTACGGACAGGTCGGCCAGGGCAACCAAGGCGGCCAGGCCGGGTACGGGAACCAGGGCGGCCACAGCGGCCACGCCGGCCCGGGCTACTGA
- a CDS encoding S-methyl-5'-thioadenosine phosphorylase: MANAEIGVIGGSGFYSFLDDVSEVEVDTPYGPPSDSLFLGELAGRQVAFLPRHGRGHKVPPHKINYRANLWALRSVGVRQVLGPCAVGGLRAEYGPGTLLVPDQLVDRTKSRAQTFFDGEPLPDGTVPNVVHTTFADPYCPVGRSVALAAARGREWEPVDGGTMVVIEGPRFSTRAESKWHAAMGWSVVGMTGHPEAVLARELGLCYTSMALVTDLDAGAETGEGVSHTEVLKVFGENVDRLREVLFDAVSALPATESRDCLCTHAHDGWDLGIELP, translated from the coding sequence ATGGCTAACGCAGAGATCGGTGTCATCGGCGGCTCGGGCTTCTACTCCTTCCTGGACGACGTCTCCGAGGTCGAGGTGGACACCCCGTACGGGCCCCCGAGCGACTCCCTCTTCCTCGGTGAGCTGGCCGGGCGCCAGGTCGCCTTCCTCCCCCGGCACGGCCGCGGCCACAAGGTCCCGCCCCACAAGATCAACTACCGGGCCAACCTGTGGGCGCTGCGCTCGGTGGGCGTGCGCCAGGTGCTCGGCCCGTGCGCGGTCGGCGGCCTGCGCGCCGAGTACGGCCCGGGCACGCTGCTCGTCCCCGACCAGCTGGTGGACCGTACGAAGTCCCGCGCCCAGACCTTCTTCGACGGGGAGCCCCTGCCCGACGGGACCGTCCCGAACGTCGTGCACACCACCTTCGCCGACCCGTACTGCCCGGTGGGCCGCTCGGTGGCGCTGGCGGCGGCGCGCGGCCGGGAGTGGGAGCCGGTGGACGGCGGCACGATGGTCGTCATCGAGGGGCCCCGCTTCTCGACGCGCGCCGAGTCGAAGTGGCACGCGGCGATGGGCTGGTCGGTCGTCGGCATGACGGGCCACCCGGAGGCGGTCCTCGCCCGCGAGCTGGGGCTCTGCTACACGTCGATGGCCCTGGTCACGGACCTGGACGCGGGCGCGGAGACGGGTGAGGGCGTGTCCCACACGGAGGTCCTGAAGGTGTTCGGCGAGAACGTGGACCGCCTGCGCGAGGTCCTCTTCGACGCGGTCTCGGCCCTCCCCGCGACCGAGTCCCGCGACTGCCTGTGCACCCACGCCCACGACGGCTGGGACCTCGGCATCGAACTCCCGTAG
- a CDS encoding FmdB family zinc ribbon protein: MPTYQYQCTECGEGLEAVQKFTDDALTECPNCQGRLKKVFSAVGIVFKGSGFYRNDSRGASSSSTPASSKPSTPAAAPAASTTSSSSTSSSSTSAA; this comes from the coding sequence GTGCCGACCTACCAGTACCAGTGCACCGAGTGCGGTGAGGGCCTTGAGGCCGTGCAGAAGTTCACCGATGACGCACTGACCGAGTGCCCGAACTGCCAGGGACGCCTGAAGAAGGTGTTCTCCGCGGTCGGCATCGTCTTCAAGGGATCCGGTTTCTACCGGAACGACAGCCGTGGCGCCTCGTCGAGCAGCACCCCTGCCTCCTCGAAGCCGTCGACGCCTGCCGCCGCCCCGGCCGCTTCGACGACCTCGTCGTCGAGCACGAGCAGCAGCTCCACGTCGGCCGCCTGA
- a CDS encoding MFS transporter, translated as MTSAVTTDKSARPGYGQLLRTPGAIGFVLPGFAARLPFGMLTISILLLVQHTSGSYGSAGIVAAVTGVSMALSAPVMGKFTDRRGQSAVLVPVVLMHATAVSTLVALALLGAPVWALALAAVPAGASVPQVGPMVRARWAAKLEGSPLLPTAAAFESVTDEFTFVVGPVLATALCTGVHPAAGLITEAALTLAGGLVFAAQRATQPKAHAAPAGGEKHASALSFPGLRVLIVAFLGIGAVFGGMQVSLAAFSNEIGNPGANGLLYGVFAAGNMTAGIACGAIAWKIGPRRRLLLGYAGLTVAASVLWTAHSMILLGALGLVVGLCIAPALITGYTMIESLIPANARTEAFTWLTGAVAFGQATAVTLAGRLTDAHGSSYGFLVPMAGTVLALATLLALRSSLAPKAPSRIINSSAGTPAAAPEVPAARGNERGVGHRVPVTVD; from the coding sequence GTGACATCCGCGGTCACGACCGACAAGTCCGCCCGCCCCGGTTACGGGCAGCTCCTGCGCACGCCCGGCGCCATCGGCTTCGTTCTCCCGGGATTCGCCGCCCGGCTCCCCTTCGGCATGCTGACCATCAGCATCCTGCTGCTCGTCCAGCACACCAGCGGTTCCTACGGCAGCGCCGGCATCGTCGCCGCCGTCACCGGCGTCTCGATGGCGCTGTCCGCCCCGGTGATGGGCAAGTTCACCGACCGCCGCGGCCAGAGCGCCGTCCTGGTCCCCGTCGTCCTCATGCACGCCACCGCCGTCTCCACCCTCGTGGCGCTCGCACTGCTGGGCGCTCCCGTCTGGGCGCTGGCCCTGGCGGCCGTCCCCGCCGGCGCCTCCGTCCCGCAGGTCGGGCCGATGGTCCGGGCCCGCTGGGCCGCCAAGCTGGAGGGTTCCCCGCTACTGCCGACGGCCGCCGCGTTCGAGTCCGTCACCGACGAGTTCACCTTCGTCGTCGGCCCGGTGCTGGCCACCGCGCTGTGCACCGGCGTCCACCCGGCCGCCGGTCTGATCACCGAGGCCGCGCTGACGCTGGCCGGCGGTCTGGTCTTCGCCGCCCAGCGCGCCACCCAGCCCAAGGCGCACGCCGCCCCGGCCGGCGGCGAGAAGCACGCCTCCGCGCTGTCCTTCCCGGGCCTGCGCGTCCTGATCGTGGCCTTCCTCGGCATCGGCGCCGTCTTCGGCGGCATGCAGGTGTCCCTGGCCGCCTTCTCCAACGAGATCGGCAACCCGGGCGCCAACGGCCTGCTCTACGGCGTCTTCGCGGCCGGCAACATGACCGCGGGCATCGCCTGCGGCGCCATCGCCTGGAAGATCGGCCCGCGCCGCCGGCTGCTGCTCGGCTACGCCGGCCTCACCGTGGCCGCCTCGGTCCTGTGGACCGCGCACTCGATGATCCTGCTGGGCGCGCTCGGCCTGGTCGTCGGCCTGTGCATCGCCCCGGCCCTGATCACCGGCTACACGATGATCGAGTCCCTGATCCCGGCGAACGCCCGCACCGAGGCCTTCACCTGGCTCACCGGCGCCGTCGCCTTCGGCCAGGCCACCGCCGTGACCCTGGCCGGCCGCCTGACGGACGCGCACGGGTCCTCGTACGGCTTCCTGGTGCCCATGGCGGGCACCGTGCTGGCGCTCGCGACCCTGCTCGCGCTGCGCTCCAGCCTGGCCCCGAAGGCGCCGAGCCGGATCATCAACTCCTCGGCGGGAACCCCCGCCGCCGCTCCGGAGGTCCCTGCCGCGCGGGGGAACGAGCGTGGTGTCGGTCACCGCGTGCCGGTGACGGTGGACTGA
- a CDS encoding potassium/proton antiporter yields the protein MLLVAVAAVRISSRSGLPSLLIYLGIGIAIGQDGIGNVVFDNAELTQVIGYAALVVILAEGGLGTKWKQIRPALPAAIVLSLVGVAISVGVTAAGAHYLVGLEWRQALLIGAVVSSTDAAAVFSVLRKVPLPSRITGVLEAESGFNDAPVVILVVAFATVGPVDQWYVLLGKIALELLIGVAIGLSVGFLGAYGLRHVALPASGLYPIAVMAIAVSAYAAGAMAHGSGFLAVYLAAMVLGNAKLPHWPATRGFADGLGWIAQIGMFVLLGLLVTPHELVNDFWPAVVIGLVLTMVARPLEVFLSLLPFRIPWQEQALMSWAGLRGAVPIILATIPMVTGIEGSDRVFNIVFVLVVVYTLVQGPTLPWLARKLELGDSDAGAADLGIESAPLEKLRGHLLSFAIPAASRMHGVEVSELRLPPGASVTLVVRDAKSFVPLPSTVLRRGDELLVVATDPVRDAAEARLRAVARGGKLAGWLGTGSNGG from the coding sequence GTGCTGCTCGTCGCCGTCGCGGCGGTACGCATCTCTTCACGCAGCGGCCTCCCCAGCCTGCTCATCTACCTCGGCATAGGCATAGCGATAGGCCAGGACGGCATAGGCAACGTCGTTTTCGACAATGCCGAGCTGACCCAGGTCATCGGCTATGCCGCGCTCGTCGTGATCCTCGCCGAGGGCGGTCTGGGCACCAAGTGGAAACAGATCAGACCGGCCCTTCCGGCCGCGATCGTCCTGTCGCTGGTCGGCGTCGCGATCAGCGTCGGCGTCACGGCCGCGGGCGCGCACTACCTGGTCGGACTGGAGTGGCGGCAGGCCCTGCTGATCGGCGCGGTCGTCTCCTCGACCGATGCCGCGGCCGTCTTCTCCGTACTGCGCAAGGTTCCGCTGCCCTCCCGGATCACGGGTGTGCTGGAGGCGGAGTCGGGCTTCAACGACGCTCCGGTCGTCATCCTGGTCGTCGCCTTCGCGACCGTGGGCCCGGTGGACCAGTGGTACGTCCTGCTCGGCAAGATCGCCCTTGAGCTGCTGATCGGCGTCGCGATCGGCCTGTCGGTGGGCTTCCTGGGGGCGTACGGCCTGCGGCACGTGGCCCTGCCCGCCTCCGGCCTCTACCCGATCGCCGTGATGGCGATCGCGGTGTCGGCGTACGCGGCCGGCGCCATGGCGCACGGCTCCGGCTTCCTCGCCGTCTACCTGGCCGCGATGGTGCTCGGCAACGCGAAGCTGCCGCACTGGCCGGCGACCCGGGGGTTCGCGGACGGGCTCGGCTGGATCGCCCAGATCGGCATGTTCGTCCTGCTGGGGCTCCTGGTCACCCCGCACGAGCTGGTGAACGACTTCTGGCCCGCCGTGGTCATCGGCCTGGTGCTGACGATGGTGGCGCGCCCGCTGGAGGTCTTCCTCAGCCTGCTGCCCTTCCGTATCCCCTGGCAGGAGCAGGCCCTGATGTCGTGGGCGGGGCTGCGCGGCGCCGTACCCATCATCTTGGCGACCATCCCGATGGTGACCGGGATCGAGGGCAGCGACCGCGTCTTCAACATCGTCTTCGTGCTCGTCGTCGTCTACACCCTGGTCCAGGGGCCGACCCTGCCCTGGCTCGCGCGCAAGCTGGAGCTCGGCGACTCCGACGCGGGCGCGGCCGACCTGGGGATCGAGTCGGCGCCGCTGGAGAAGCTGCGCGGGCACCTGCTGTCCTTCGCCATCCCGGCCGCCTCGCGGATGCACGGCGTCGAGGTGAGCGAGCTGCGGCTGCCGCCGGGAGCCTCGGTGACGCTGGTGGTCCGGGACGCGAAGAGCTTCGTACCGCTGCCGTCGACCGTGCTGCGGCGCGGGGACGAGCTGCTGGTGGTGGCCACGGATCCGGTACGGGACGCGGCGGAGGCCCGGCTGCGGGCGGTGGCGCGGGGCGGCAAGCTGGCCGGATGGCTCGGGACGGGCTCGAACGGGGGCTGA
- a CDS encoding penicillin acylase family protein has translation MPANETAPPVKKRGRRARLIVLVLVLALLSGFGYGTYWGMDNVRASFPQATGTLKVPGLTGTVEVKRDSHGIPQLYADNDDDLFRAQGFVHAQDRFWEMDVRRHMTSGRLSEMFGADQVETDAFLRTLGWRQVAQAEYDTKLSAETKKYLQAYADGVNAYLKGKSGKDLSVEHAALKLSDDYRPEQWTPVDSVAWLKAMAWDLRGNMQDEIDRALMSNKLTQAQIDELYPPYPFDRNKPIVDAGKIEGGKYAPQGAAAGSPGSGKGSGGSTTGSQVSAGGSQAPAGGSSSTPTGLADDTTAQGAIVGLRTSLTSLAKTLDKVPAILGPNGSGIGSNSWVVSGQYTTTGKPLLANDPHLSPQLPSVWYQMGLHCRTVSNQCKYDVAGYTFSGMPGVVIGHNADIAWGMTNLGADVTDLYLEQVKPEGYVYDNKVVPFTTREEVIKIAGGKSKKITVRTTNNGPLISDRSDELGTVGSRAPVSSSAPDRGNGYAVALRWTALDPGKSMDAVFGIDRAKDFAGFRAAARDFEVPSQNLIYADTKGNIGYQAPGRIPVRGAGDGRMPAPGWDSKYAWKGGKDGSTGYVPQDEMPYDYNPARGYIVTANQAVVESGTGAGKYPYVLTTDWGYGARSQRINDLIEAKIKDNGKISTDDMRTMQMDNSSEIAALLTPMLAKIEVSDPDVRSAQKLLEGWNYTQEPDSAAAAYFNAVWRNILKLSFGDKMPKELRIEGSCMNVQEESSGPVDDLAKTVRECGARDADSAQPDGGDRWFEVVRRLVKDEKSAWWQTPAARNQPATATRDQLFARAMKDARWELTAKLGKDQSTWSWGRLHQLTLKNQTIGTAGPGFMQYLLNRGPWNLGGGEATVNATGWNASSGYGVTWVPSMRMVVNLNDLDKSRWINLTGASGHAYHDNYYDQTDMWAKGELLDWAFGKEAVDKATTETLTLKP, from the coding sequence ATGCCCGCCAACGAAACCGCTCCTCCCGTCAAGAAGAGGGGACGACGCGCCCGTCTGATCGTGCTCGTGCTGGTCCTGGCGCTCCTGTCGGGCTTCGGGTACGGGACGTACTGGGGCATGGACAACGTCCGCGCCTCGTTCCCGCAGGCCACCGGCACCCTCAAGGTCCCCGGCCTGACCGGGACCGTCGAGGTCAAGCGGGACTCCCACGGCATTCCCCAGCTCTACGCCGACAACGACGACGACCTCTTCCGCGCGCAGGGCTTCGTCCACGCCCAGGACCGCTTCTGGGAGATGGACGTCCGCCGCCACATGACCTCGGGCCGCCTCTCCGAGATGTTCGGCGCCGACCAGGTCGAGACCGACGCCTTCCTGCGCACGCTCGGCTGGCGCCAGGTCGCGCAGGCCGAGTACGACACGAAGCTGTCGGCCGAGACGAAGAAGTACCTCCAGGCCTACGCCGACGGGGTCAACGCGTACCTCAAGGGGAAGTCCGGCAAGGACCTCTCCGTCGAGCACGCCGCCCTCAAGCTCAGCGACGACTACCGGCCCGAGCAGTGGACGCCGGTGGACTCGGTGGCCTGGCTCAAGGCGATGGCCTGGGACCTGCGCGGCAACATGCAGGACGAGATCGATCGCGCGCTGATGTCCAACAAGCTCACGCAGGCGCAGATCGACGAGCTGTACCCGCCCTACCCCTTCGACCGGAACAAGCCGATCGTCGACGCGGGCAAGATCGAGGGCGGCAAGTACGCGCCCCAGGGCGCGGCCGCGGGCTCCCCCGGCTCCGGCAAGGGCTCCGGCGGCAGCACCACCGGCTCGCAGGTGTCGGCGGGCGGTTCCCAGGCCCCGGCGGGCGGCTCGTCCTCCACGCCGACCGGCCTCGCGGACGACACCACCGCCCAGGGCGCCATCGTGGGCCTGCGCACCTCGCTGACCTCCCTCGCCAAGACCCTGGACAAGGTCCCGGCGATCCTCGGCCCCAACGGCAGCGGCATCGGCTCGAACTCCTGGGTCGTCTCCGGCCAGTACACGACCACCGGCAAGCCGCTGCTCGCCAACGACCCGCACCTGTCCCCGCAGCTGCCCTCGGTCTGGTACCAGATGGGCCTGCACTGCCGCACGGTCTCCAACCAGTGCAAGTACGACGTCGCCGGCTACACCTTCTCGGGCATGCCCGGCGTGGTCATCGGCCACAACGCCGACATCGCCTGGGGCATGACCAACCTCGGCGCCGACGTCACCGACCTCTACCTGGAGCAGGTCAAGCCCGAGGGCTACGTCTACGACAACAAGGTGGTCCCCTTCACGACCCGCGAAGAGGTCATCAAGATCGCGGGCGGCAAGAGCAAGAAGATCACCGTCCGCACCACCAACAACGGCCCGCTGATCTCCGACCGCAGCGACGAGCTCGGTACGGTCGGCAGCCGCGCCCCCGTCTCCAGCTCGGCCCCCGACCGCGGCAACGGCTACGCCGTCGCCCTGCGCTGGACCGCCCTGGACCCCGGCAAGTCGATGGACGCGGTCTTCGGCATCGACCGGGCCAAGGACTTCGCGGGCTTCCGCGCCGCCGCCCGTGACTTCGAGGTGCCGTCGCAGAACCTGATCTACGCCGACACCAAGGGCAACATCGGCTACCAGGCCCCGGGCCGCATCCCGGTCCGCGGCGCCGGCGACGGCCGCATGCCGGCCCCGGGCTGGGATTCCAAGTACGCCTGGAAGGGCGGCAAGGACGGCAGCACCGGCTACGTCCCGCAGGACGAGATGCCGTACGACTACAACCCGGCGCGCGGCTACATCGTCACCGCGAACCAGGCGGTCGTGGAGAGCGGGACCGGCGCGGGCAAGTACCCGTACGTCCTGACCACGGACTGGGGCTACGGCGCCCGCAGCCAGCGGATCAACGACCTCATCGAGGCGAAGATCAAGGACAACGGCAAGATCTCCACCGACGACATGCGCACCATGCAGATGGACAACAGCAGCGAGATCGCCGCCCTGCTGACGCCGATGCTGGCCAAGATCGAGGTCTCGGACCCGGACGTGCGCTCGGCGCAGAAGCTCCTGGAGGGCTGGAACTACACGCAGGAGCCCGATTCGGCGGCCGCCGCGTACTTCAACGCGGTCTGGCGCAACATCCTCAAGCTGTCCTTCGGCGACAAGATGCCGAAGGAGCTGCGGATCGAGGGCAGCTGCATGAACGTCCAGGAGGAGAGCAGCGGTCCGGTCGACGACCTGGCCAAGACGGTCCGCGAGTGCGGTGCGCGCGACGCGGACTCGGCGCAGCCGGACGGCGGCGACCGCTGGTTCGAGGTGGTCCGCCGCCTGGTCAAGGACGAGAAGTCGGCCTGGTGGCAGACGCCGGCCGCCCGCAACCAGCCGGCGACCGCGACGCGCGACCAGCTGTTCGCGCGGGCCATGAAGGACGCCCGCTGGGAGCTGACCGCCAAGCTGGGCAAGGACCAGTCCACCTGGAGCTGGGGCCGCCTGCACCAGCTGACGCTGAAGAACCAGACCATCGGCACCGCGGGCCCGGGCTTCATGCAGTACCTCCTCAACCGCGGCCCGTGGAACCTGGGCGGCGGCGAGGCCACCGTGAACGCGACCGGCTGGAACGCCTCCAGCGGGTACGGGGTCACCTGGGTCCCGTCGATGCGCATGGTCGTGAACCTCAACGACCTGGACAAGTCGCGCTGGATCAACCTGACCGGCGCCTCGGGCCACGCCTACCACGACAACTACTACGACCAGACGGACATGTGGGCCAAGGGCGAGCTGCTGGACTGGGCCTTCGGCAAGGAGGCCGTGGACAAGGCCACCACGGAGACCTTGACGCTCAAGCCGTGA
- a CDS encoding 5-formyltetrahydrofolate cyclo-ligase, translated as MVEKPPNPSEKARLRRELLAARRALSADSLRTSARALSRSACELPELAGARTVAAYVSVGSEPGTRDLLDALLAAGKRVLLPVLLPDNDLDWAAYEGPDSLAEAAHPGKMRLLEPAGTRLGPDAVTGADAVLLPGLAVDRRGMRLGRGGGSYDRVLARLARAGAHPALVVLLYDEEVVARVPEEPHDHPVQAVATPSGVVRFTA; from the coding sequence GTGGTAGAGAAACCGCCGAACCCGTCCGAAAAGGCCCGGCTGCGCCGGGAGCTCCTCGCCGCGCGCCGGGCCCTGTCCGCCGATTCCCTGCGTACGTCGGCCCGCGCGCTCTCCCGCTCCGCCTGTGAACTGCCCGAGCTGGCCGGGGCGCGGACGGTGGCGGCGTACGTCTCCGTCGGCTCCGAACCCGGCACCCGCGATCTGCTGGACGCCCTGCTCGCCGCCGGGAAGCGCGTGCTGCTGCCCGTACTGCTCCCCGACAACGACCTCGACTGGGCGGCCTACGAGGGCCCGGACAGTCTGGCCGAGGCCGCGCACCCCGGGAAGATGCGGCTGCTGGAGCCGGCCGGGACCCGGCTCGGGCCGGACGCGGTCACCGGGGCCGACGCCGTCCTGCTGCCCGGACTGGCCGTGGACCGGCGCGGGATGCGCCTGGGGCGCGGCGGGGGCTCGTACGACCGGGTGCTGGCGCGCCTGGCGCGCGCCGGGGCGCATCCCGCGCTGGTCGTGCTCCTCTACGACGAAGAGGTGGTCGCGCGGGTCCCGGAGGAACCGCACGACCACCCCGTTCAGGCAGTGGCCACCCCGTCGGGGGTGGTCAGGTTCACGGCCTGA